CATCGCGAACAGACTGCCCAACTGCACATGCAATTGTTTGAGGCGGATGGCTCAGTGTTGTATGCGGACCCGCGGGCGCAGCTACAGAAAGTGGTTCGACGACTTGGGCAGCTCGGCTACAAGGCTGTGTGTGCTACCGAACTGGAATTTTATCTGTTGCAGGAAGAAGCTGACGATTTAGGTCACCCCCGGCCTGTCAGTGACAATGACTCTGAACTGGTGCCTTCCACCGACGTATATGATCTTTCCGAGCTGGACGCCCAGCGCCACTTTTTTGCGGATGTGCGTGCTGCCTGTGAGGCCCAGGGGGTCCCGGCAGATTCCATTCTCTCCGAGTGCGCACCGGGGCAGTTTGAGATCAACCTGCTGCACTGTGATGATCCGGTAAAAGTTGCCGACCAGACCCTGCTGTTCAAGCGTCTGCTGAAAGGGGTTGCCCGCAGCCACGGCTTGCGGGTGAGCGCCATGGCCAAACCCTTCGGGGATCGCGCCGGGAATGGAATGCATGTGCATCTGAGTCTGGTGGATGGCGAGGGCAACAACGTCTTTGATAACGGCACCGATGAAGGGAGTGACCTGCTGCGCCACGCCGTCGCGGGTATGATGGCGAGTGCCAATGACGCGATGGCGATTTTTGCGCCACACGCCAATTCCTATCGCCGCTTTCAGGAGAGCAGTCACGCGCCACTGAACCTCTGCTGGGGCTACGACAACCGCACCGTGACGTTCCGCATTCCCGCCAGTGAGCCCAAGGCGCGGCGTATCGAACACCGTATTGCCGGTGCCGACGTAAACGCCTATCTGGTGTTGGCTGCCATTTTGACGGGAGTGTGTCACGGTCTCGAAAATCGCCTGCAGCCACCGGCGCCGGTGGAAGGGGATGCTTACCAGGTGGAAAGCGAGCAGCTGATCAACAGTTGGGCTGATGCGCTCAATCGCTTCGCCGAAAGCCCGTTGTGGCAGGAATATTTCGACCCCGCATTTGTCGAGCTGTTCGTATTGTTGAAACGGCAGGAGCAGGCAGAGATCGCCGCCCGGGTAACCGACGTCGAGTACCAGAGCTATCTACAAAGAGTGTGAGTTTCCGCCGAATGTTTTTCCGGCGTAGCTTACGTCCACAACGTAACGTGTTTGATGTCAGTATGAGTGGCAGCGGCTGATGCTCTGCTATACCTAAATACAGACACCTGTGCACTTGCATTCACAGGGCGTCGCAAACTCTCCTCCTGAAAGTGTGTTCGAAAAACTGGCCCGCCTCCATGGCGGGCATTTTTTTTGGAAAAAAATAATTAGCAGAAATTTCTTCCCATTTGTCGGCTAAAGCCCAGGCATTATTTGCTGTTGTTTCTTGATCTCAACCTATACTGAAACTAACCGCACGCACGGGTCATTTTTTATTCATTGGCTCGGGGCGGCCATGGAGCATTTCAGAGTTAAAAGGAGTTAACGATGCGAACCAAGTCTATTCTTCTGCCCCTTGCGATCGCGGCCGCGAGTGCGACATCGCCGGCATTCGCTGATTTCAAAGGCGGCGACTTTATCCTGCGCGTGGGCGCGGGCTATATGGAGAGCGACGACTCTGTATTTTCAGACGCGACGCGGGTAGACGTGGAAGACCCAAATGACCCGAACGAAACGATTCGGGTGGAAGTGGGTGATTCCCTGGACCTGGACGACGACACGACTTGGTTTATCAATGGTACCTACTTTGTGGCAGACCACTGGGCCATTGAACTCTATCATTTGAACAGCGCAGACCTGGATGCCAGTTATAACACCTACGTGATTGGTGAAGATATTGACGTGCGCAGTTCTGATGGCTTGGGTGACTTTGAAACCTATGTCACCAGCCTCTATGTCGACTGGTATCCGGTGTGTATCGAGTCGTGGATTCAGCCGTACATCGGTATCGGTGTGAACTACACCGACATTGATCAGGATTTCCTGCGTCCGGTATTTACCGATAACACCGGTCGCTACGGCCTGATCAATTTTGGTAGCTCCTTTGGATGGACGGCGCAGGTCGGCGTGGATATCGAATTCGGTCGGGGCGCCAACTGGTTGTTCAACGCTTCAGCCATGTATGTAGATGCTGATCCGGAAATCGAAATTGGTGTCGACGATGTGATCCTCAGTAATGGCATCATACTGGACAGCGTGCGCTACAAAGATAATCTGGAATTTGACTCCTGGATTTTCAATCTTGGTGTGGGTTACAAATTCAGCTTCTGACCGGAAGAATGCTCCAAATGCTTTGCCTCGGTTGCCCAGTTGAGCGGGCGCCGGGGCTTTGTTATGAGTGCGTGAATACTTGAGGCATTCTGCGCAAAGCCCAAAATACTGCGGGTGACCTTTGTAGTCTGGTTTGTTGTGTGGACGGTTTGTGTCTGGCAGTCACATCCTTGCCAGTGTATTCTTCGCCTTTTCGGCGCCGGACTTATTCGTTCGCCACAACAATAACGACGGGGATTCTATGACCGCCTTGGGAAATGGTACAGACGGTCCGACGGCCGGGTTCCGGCCACTGAATATCTGCTTGCTGGGTTATCGCAGTCATCCCCATTGTGGTGGTCAGGGGGTATATCTTCACTATCTGAGTAAAGCCCTGGTGGACGCGGGGCACAATGTGGATGTTATTTCCGGCCAGCCTTACCCCGAGCTGGATCCGCGGGTGCAGCTGATCAAGATGCCCGGGTTGAACCTCTACGAACACGAAAATCCTGTGCGTGCACTGCGCCCCCGGCATCTGAAGAGCTGGGCAGACTTCTATGAGTGGTTTGGGAAACTGACCGGCGCTTTTGCCGAGCCCTACGCATTCGGGCGGCGGGTAGCGCGCTATTTGCGTAAATGCGGGCAGCATTACGATATAGTGCACGACAACCAGTCTCTCTGTTACGGGCTGCTCGATATTGCAAAAACGGGTGTGCCAGTCGTTGCCACCATCCACCATCCAATCACTCGCGACAGACAACTTGCCCTGGATGCCGCGCCGGACTGGTTTTACCGTTTGCTGGTGCGCCGCTGGCACAGTTTTCTCAATATGCAAATCAAGGTGTCTCGCCGGCTTAGGCATATTGTCACGGTTTCGACACAATCCCTGAATGATATTGTCGAACAATTCGGGGTTGCGCCTTCGCGGCTGAAATTGATTTATAACGGGATCGACACCGGTATTTTCAAACCGCGGTCTGACCTGCAAGCTGACAAATTCCAGATCATGACTACCGCATCCGCGGATCAGCCGTTGAAGGGACTGCGTTTTCTATTGCAGGCTGTCGCCCTGTTGCAGTCCCGCTATCCACAACTGAAGGTTTTGGTGGTGGGCAAGTTGCAGGAAGGTGGTGCCACTGAAAGGCTGTTAAGAGAGCTCAAACTCGATTCTACTGTGCGCTTCGTGTCCGGTATTTCTAACGGTGAAATGGCTGCGTATTACGCTTCTTCCGGCATGGTGGTGTGTCCTTCCCTGTACGAAGGGTTCGGCTTGCCCGCGGGGGAGGCAATGGCCTGCGGGGTGCCGGTAATTTCCAGTGACGGCGGCGCTCTGCCGGAAGTGGTTGGGGATGCCGGCATTGTGGTGCCCGCGGGAGACAGCGGGGCACTGGCCCGTGCGATTGAAAAACTGCTGGCCGACGAGTCCCTGTGCCAATCACTCGCTCGCAAGGGCCGACAACGAATTGAACAGCTTTTTTCCTGGCAGGTAGCGGCGGATCACCTTGTAACTTATTACCGGGAAATTATCCGCGGACAGTCCGCTCTGGAAGCGCCGGACGAAGCCGGAATAGCAGCGCAGGAAATCAGTGTTGGTAACATGAGTACACCTGCGTCCGGTGTGTGGCGGAACGACAGCAGCAGTCCAAAGCGTCAGGGGGAGGCAGCCTGATGATTACCATTGATCCCGCGCTGTTGAATTTACAGCCTGGTCAGCGAGTTCTGGATCTGGGTTGCGGTGAGGGGCGTCACGCCATCCATATTTCCCTGAGTGACCCCGTGGACGTTTTCGGGGTTGACCTGAGTTTGAATGACGTGCGTACAGCAAGTGAGCGTGCCGCGCCATTTTTCGATGGGGAGGAGGTTGCCGGGCGCTTGCTGTTGGGAGTGGGGGACGCGCTGAAGTTGCCGTTTGCGGATAATTTTTTCGATGTGGTGATCTGCTCGGAAGTGCTGGAGCATATTGAAAATTATCAGGGAGTGCTGGCGGAAATAGATCGGGTGCTGAAACCTTCCGGTGTGTTCGCAGCCACAGTGCCGGCATTTTTCCCGGAATGGGTGTGCTGGAAACTGTCTGATGCCTACCACCAGGTGGAAGGCGGACATATTCGTATTTTTCGCGAAAAACAGCTGCGTAAAAATATCGAGGCGTTTGGCCACCAATATTTTGCCAGGCACAAGGCGCACGCTCTGCATGCACCTTACTGGTGGTTGAAGTGTCTGTTCTGGGAGCAGGATGACAAACCAGTGGTCAAGGCTTACCACCGTTTTCTGGTGTGGGACCTGATGCAAAAACCACTCATTACTCGCTGGCTGGAAAAACTGCTCAATCCTCTGTTGGGAAAAAGTATTGCACTGTATTTTGTGAAGCCGGCGCGTTCCCTTGCAGTACTTGGCCGGCCTTCCACTGGCGATGTCCGAACACCTGAAACTGTTGTGGCATCCGAGCGCGAGGTGGCAGCGTGAGTGCGGCGACAATAGAGGCCGCGACCCCCCTGTTCCCAACAGATTTTGTTCGCCGTAGCGCGGATTATATTCGCTCCCAGCAACAGGAAAATGGTTGCATTCCCTGGTTTCAGGGCCACTACGCGGATCCGTGGGACCATGTGGAAGCTGCCATGGGGCTTAGCATTGCCGGGGAGTATGCTGCGGCGGAAAGAGCCTATGAGTGGCTCGCGCAGCAACAGCTGTCGGACGGTAGCTGGTGGGCAGCCTACCGGAATGATCGCGTCGATAATAGGGAGCGACGGGAAACTAACTTCGTCGCTTATATTGCCACCGGCGTCTGGCACCACTATCTGATTACTGGCGAGCGTGCATTCTTATTACGCTTCTGGCCGACCGTATCGCGGGCGCTGGATTTTGTGCTGTCGCTGCAGTCGGAACATGGTGAGATCCAGTGGGCAGTGGATGCGCAGGGCGCGGTTCTCAATGACGCCCTGGTTACCGGCTGTGCCTCCATCTACAAGAGTCTGGAATGCGGCGTCAATATTGCTGCTACTCTGGGGTGGGACGATCGAAGCTGGCGCAGGGCGAGGGAACAGCTTGGGCGAGCCCTGCGTGACAGGCCGGAAAGGTTCGACCGTTCCTGGGAGAGCAAGGCGCGCTTTTCCATGGATTGGTTTTATCCGGTTCTTGCGGGGGCGATTACGGGTACCAGTGCCAGGGCGCGGTTGCAGAAAAAGTGGGATGAATTTGTGGTTGCCGGACTCGGTTGCCGCTGTGTCAATGACGAGCCCTGGGTGACTGTGGCGGAGTCTTGTGAATTGACCATGGCGCTGCTGGCGGCGGGGGAAAAGACCAAAGCGCAGCATATCTATCGAGCGCTGCACCGTTGGCAGGATGAGGACGGCGGTTACTGGACCGGTTACGTTTATCGCGACAGCGCTATCTGGCCTGAAGAGAAAACCACCTGGACCGTAGGTGCCATGTTGCTCGCCGCAGATGCACTGGCAGGCTTGACGCCTGCCAGTGCGCTGTTTACGTCGGTGAATCTACTGGACGCGCCTGAGAATAGCGAGGGTCTTGACTATCTCCACCAGTTCGAATTGAGCGGAAGCCAGCGCTAGCTTGTAGATTTCGTAGGGCGCCTGGCCACCGTCTTGCGGGTTCGGGAATATATCGTGAATGGCGAGATAACCGCCGGGCACAATGTGCCGCGCCCAGCAGCGGTAATCGGTTAACGCCGCCTGCAGGGAGTGGCCGCCATCGATAAATACCAGCCCCAGGGGTGTATTCCAGTGGCGGGCGGCAACCGCAGAGGGCGCAACCACCGGTACCACATGTTCCTCAAGCTGCGCCGCGCGCATATTACTGCGGAAATTGTGAAAGCTGTCCATCAACTGACTGCGGATATCGAACAGATCACTATCGTGATATTCCTCCCCCGGCTGATGTTCTTCGGAGCCTCGGTGGTGGTCTACCGCGAACAGGGTGTTGTTCATCAGCTTGCAGGCACTGCCGATATATACCGTTGATTTTCCGCAGTAGCTGCCCACTTCCAGGCAGGGGCCAAGATTGCTGGCATCTGCCGCCAGGCGGTACAGGGCGTTGCCTTCCCGACTGTCGAGAAAGCCTTTTACGGTATCAATTTCGAGAGGTAGGGATACTTCCATTTTTTTGATTTTCGCTTGATTGGATTGCGAGTGACGGTAACGGCAGTACAAGGGATTTGCAATGCGCGCTTGACACAATCCGGATGACACAACTTTGTTGTCGGATTGTAGAAATCGGTCACGGGAATAAAAAGTATCTGATAGGTATCGCGGTAATGCGCAAAGATCATAGACCATACTGGCTCAAGCGCCTGCAGTTGCAATTTCGCAACTGGCGTTGCCGTCACTTCCTGTTGCCCCAGTTTGATGCCATCGGCCGTGAACCGGAAATTATGCACCCGCCATCGGTCAAGGTTTTCGGTAGCAATATTCGCCTCGGCAATTTCCCTCACCTGATATCCACGGCAGACAACTGCATCCGTTTCACGGCGATGGGCCACCGGGGTGGCGATGCGTATATCAAGATTGGTGATTATGTGCTCATCTCACCGGGTGTGCGAATTTCTGCAGGGGAGTCCATCACCTTTGGCGATGCCTGTATGGTGGCGGCTAACGCCTATATCTCCGACTCAGACTGGCACGGGCTGTACAACCGCACACGGCCATTTCGCTGCACTGCGCCAATCAGGATTGGCAACAATGTGTGGATCGGGGACAGTGCGATTATCTGCAAGGGGGTAACGATTGGTGATAATGCGGTTATCGGCGCCGGGAGTATCGTGACCCGCGATGTGCCCGCGAATGCGGTTGTCGCTGGCAATCCCGCTCGCGAGATCAAGCAAATCAATCCCCGCCGCCGCATGATTACCCGCGAGGCGCTGTTCGCAGATAGCTTTCGACAGGCGCACAATCTGGATGAATTGGATAAAATGCTGCTCACAGGCAATAGCCTGTTTGGTTGGCTGCGGTCGCTAGTTTGGCCGCGGCGAGGGGATTAACCTGGTTTGGATGTCTTATAACAATGCATAAACAGGGCAGTGTGGTACTGATTGGAATGCCGGGAGCCGGCAAGAGTACACTTGGGGTGTTGCTGGCAAAAGAGCTGGCAAAGGATTTTGTGGATACGGATGTGCTGATCCAGCTGCGGGAGAACAAGACTCTGCAGGAGATCATGAATGAAAGTGACTATCTGAATCTGCGGCGTATCGAGGGGGAGGTGATTGCGGAAGCGGACCTTCCCAATTGCGTGATCGCCACCGGCGGTAGTGCGGTCTACAGTGAAGAGGGTATGCGTAACCTGCTTAAGTTTGGTCCTGCGGTATTTCTGAATTGCTCCGCGGATGAGCTGCGTCGCCGCATCCACAACTATGAAAGCCGTGGTATTGCGAAGGCACCGGGGCAGAGCTTTGAAGAACTGTTCGAGGAGCGCCAGGCGCTTTATCGCCGCTATGCGGATATTATTGTGGATTGTGATGGAAAGGATCTTGAGCAGGTTCTTGCACAAGTAGTCAGCCGATTGGAAGACCGCTGAAGTTTTCGTGCACTTCGCAGGTAATTTGTGGACGTGCCACAACCCCGGGCAGCTTTGTGAAACACGCAGAACACCATGCCCGCGGGCTCTACACCGTCATTCGTGGCGGTGTAGGTTTCACAAAGTTGCGCCCAGTGACTTTCGCCGCTGAGCTTTTCGCCGAGCTGAAATACATTGGGGCGAGGCAACGGATGCTCAAAGGGGGAGCTGGGTAGTGTACTTAACCTGCTTCAATGCAAAGGTAGAGTTCACGGAGGCTACATTCGGCAGGTGAACCAGTGAGCGTTTGAGCAATTGTTCATAGTGCTCAACGCTGTCCACCACAACCCGCAGTACATAGTCCTTGTCACCACTGGTGGAGTAGCATTCCACCACCTCCTGAACATCCTGCACTGCCGACTCGAAATTGTTCAGGGAATCTTCATCGTGGTTGTGTATGGTGACGTAGCAGTATACTGTGACTCCCAGGTCAAGCTTGCGTGGATCCAGAAGGGTAACGCGGCCACGGATGATGCCTTCGGCCTCAAGGCGCTTGATACGGCGCCAGCAAGGGGTATGGGAAAGCCCCACTTTGTCTCCCAGCTCAGCCATGGAATAATCGGCGTTTTCCTGCAGCGCCCGCAGAATCTTGCGGTCGAAATCATCCAGGTCTGTTGAGCGCTTCATATAAACTCCTGTCCTACACTTTCAGCTTATTTCGAGATAGTCGTCATAATTTTACGTCTAAACACGTAAATAAAGCAATGTTCCATCATGCCTTAGGCACTAGTATGGCTTGACCACGCCGTCGTCAACTTTGGCCACCGTATTAAAAGTCGTATAAATCGGTGCCTAATCCGGCGACGCGCGCCTCGAATCACAATAATTAGCGGGGGCCGGTTCATCGCGGGCTTCCACACAAAAGCGGAAAGAAGTAGGCATATGAGCGAG
This is a stretch of genomic DNA from Microbulbifer bruguierae. It encodes these proteins:
- a CDS encoding glutamine synthetase family protein encodes the protein MAVEQEYQPSPELLRVSESFLQDHPDLKWIEGFAFDINGVPRGKWLPADSAHKLLGGGLQMPRSAVSLDIWGRDIENSPLVFASGDSDGVCQPVSPICMAPWHREQTAQLHMQLFEADGSVLYADPRAQLQKVVRRLGQLGYKAVCATELEFYLLQEEADDLGHPRPVSDNDSELVPSTDVYDLSELDAQRHFFADVRAACEAQGVPADSILSECAPGQFEINLLHCDDPVKVADQTLLFKRLLKGVARSHGLRVSAMAKPFGDRAGNGMHVHLSLVDGEGNNVFDNGTDEGSDLLRHAVAGMMASANDAMAIFAPHANSYRRFQESSHAPLNLCWGYDNRTVTFRIPASEPKARRIEHRIAGADVNAYLVLAAILTGVCHGLENRLQPPAPVEGDAYQVESEQLINSWADALNRFAESPLWQEYFDPAFVELFVLLKRQEQAEIAARVTDVEYQSYLQRV
- a CDS encoding OmpW/AlkL family protein, producing the protein MRTKSILLPLAIAAASATSPAFADFKGGDFILRVGAGYMESDDSVFSDATRVDVEDPNDPNETIRVEVGDSLDLDDDTTWFINGTYFVADHWAIELYHLNSADLDASYNTYVIGEDIDVRSSDGLGDFETYVTSLYVDWYPVCIESWIQPYIGIGVNYTDIDQDFLRPVFTDNTGRYGLINFGSSFGWTAQVGVDIEFGRGANWLFNASAMYVDADPEIEIGVDDVILSNGIILDSVRYKDNLEFDSWIFNLGVGYKFSF
- a CDS encoding glycosyltransferase family 4 protein produces the protein MTALGNGTDGPTAGFRPLNICLLGYRSHPHCGGQGVYLHYLSKALVDAGHNVDVISGQPYPELDPRVQLIKMPGLNLYEHENPVRALRPRHLKSWADFYEWFGKLTGAFAEPYAFGRRVARYLRKCGQHYDIVHDNQSLCYGLLDIAKTGVPVVATIHHPITRDRQLALDAAPDWFYRLLVRRWHSFLNMQIKVSRRLRHIVTVSTQSLNDIVEQFGVAPSRLKLIYNGIDTGIFKPRSDLQADKFQIMTTASADQPLKGLRFLLQAVALLQSRYPQLKVLVVGKLQEGGATERLLRELKLDSTVRFVSGISNGEMAAYYASSGMVVCPSLYEGFGLPAGEAMACGVPVISSDGGALPEVVGDAGIVVPAGDSGALARAIEKLLADESLCQSLARKGRQRIEQLFSWQVAADHLVTYYREIIRGQSALEAPDEAGIAAQEISVGNMSTPASGVWRNDSSSPKRQGEAA
- a CDS encoding class I SAM-dependent methyltransferase, which gives rise to MITIDPALLNLQPGQRVLDLGCGEGRHAIHISLSDPVDVFGVDLSLNDVRTASERAAPFFDGEEVAGRLLLGVGDALKLPFADNFFDVVICSEVLEHIENYQGVLAEIDRVLKPSGVFAATVPAFFPEWVCWKLSDAYHQVEGGHIRIFREKQLRKNIEAFGHQYFARHKAHALHAPYWWLKCLFWEQDDKPVVKAYHRFLVWDLMQKPLITRWLEKLLNPLLGKSIALYFVKPARSLAVLGRPSTGDVRTPETVVASEREVAA
- a CDS encoding prenyltransferase/squalene oxidase repeat-containing protein; translation: MSAATIEAATPLFPTDFVRRSADYIRSQQQENGCIPWFQGHYADPWDHVEAAMGLSIAGEYAAAERAYEWLAQQQLSDGSWWAAYRNDRVDNRERRETNFVAYIATGVWHHYLITGERAFLLRFWPTVSRALDFVLSLQSEHGEIQWAVDAQGAVLNDALVTGCASIYKSLECGVNIAATLGWDDRSWRRAREQLGRALRDRPERFDRSWESKARFSMDWFYPVLAGAITGTSARARLQKKWDEFVVAGLGCRCVNDEPWVTVAESCELTMALLAAGEKTKAQHIYRALHRWQDEDGGYWTGYVYRDSAIWPEEKTTWTVGAMLLAADALAGLTPASALFTSVNLLDAPENSEGLDYLHQFELSGSQR
- a CDS encoding class I SAM-dependent methyltransferase; protein product: MEVSLPLEIDTVKGFLDSREGNALYRLAADASNLGPCLEVGSYCGKSTVYIGSACKLMNNTLFAVDHHRGSEEHQPGEEYHDSDLFDIRSQLMDSFHNFRSNMRAAQLEEHVVPVVAPSAVAARHWNTPLGLVFIDGGHSLQAALTDYRCWARHIVPGGYLAIHDIFPNPQDGGQAPYEIYKLALASAQFELVEIVKTLAILRRVQ
- a CDS encoding acyltransferase; amino-acid sequence: MRKDHRPYWLKRLQLQFRNWRCRHFLLPQFDAIGREPEIMHPPSVKVFGSNIRLGNFPHLISTADNCIRFTAMGHRGGDAYIKIGDYVLISPGVRISAGESITFGDACMVAANAYISDSDWHGLYNRTRPFRCTAPIRIGNNVWIGDSAIICKGVTIGDNAVIGAGSIVTRDVPANAVVAGNPAREIKQINPRRRMITREALFADSFRQAHNLDELDKMLLTGNSLFGWLRSLVWPRRGD
- a CDS encoding shikimate kinase, with the protein product MHKQGSVVLIGMPGAGKSTLGVLLAKELAKDFVDTDVLIQLRENKTLQEIMNESDYLNLRRIEGEVIAEADLPNCVIATGGSAVYSEEGMRNLLKFGPAVFLNCSADELRRRIHNYESRGIAKAPGQSFEELFEERQALYRRYADIIVDCDGKDLEQVLAQVVSRLEDR
- a CDS encoding Lrp/AsnC family transcriptional regulator codes for the protein MKRSTDLDDFDRKILRALQENADYSMAELGDKVGLSHTPCWRRIKRLEAEGIIRGRVTLLDPRKLDLGVTVYCYVTIHNHDEDSLNNFESAVQDVQEVVECYSTSGDKDYVLRVVVDSVEHYEQLLKRSLVHLPNVASVNSTFALKQVKYTTQLPL